Sequence from the Erythrolamprus reginae isolate rEryReg1 chromosome Z, rEryReg1.hap1, whole genome shotgun sequence genome:
TATTTCTGGCATTTCATTATGGTTTGAGCAATTATCTCTGAATTTTGATTAACGCATTGGCTACTGGCCACTGGTTTCAACACACCTTTGCCTTCCATGAATTTTGTAATATACTCTTCCCAGGTTCCTGGATCTGGCTGTGTTAAATTCATCTTGTCAAAGAAGTAATAGGATACCAGATTATCCTTAGCATTGCGAGCAACATAGATCATCTGTAATGGGATAGAAAAGAGAAttgtatgtaccatattttttcgagtataagatgcatcattTTCCTCTTAAAAGTGGCTAAacattcaggtgcatcttatactctgaatgtagctttttttgaagctttaactaggtgctaacgatcttcccagctcttaccttgcaggttctttcactgttattctttgcgaagaatgttttccacccTAAAACTTTGCAGGGGGGTTTTCATTGATCtaacttgctctaaatgtttttctccagccccaaccaggtgctaacaatgttcccacctcttacccacttgcaagctctttcattgttactctctgccaagaatgtttcaCAAACCctttgtctttgtaggtttttgtcattgctcccaatgtttctttccagcccaggtgctaatgactttcccagctcttactggcttgcaagctctttcatcgttactctctctgaataagttttttttaaagccctaaccaggggaaaaataatgtgctgaagctgactagactaaggatgctagccagatgaataagcAGATTTCCCCCTCTATttccctcccaaaaaactaaggtgcgtcttatactctgaaaaatacagtatgtgaaaGTAGATTAGGGCTGAAGAGTGGGGCAAACATACGAGGGAGCTTTAAATGAACTTACTTTGCACTTATTTTCCCAAAAGCTTTTAGGGACAAGCTGGAAGGGGAGGTGGGTCTTGATCACACGAGGAGATGGAGCCTTCACCAATGTATCAACTCCTGAggaagaagagtagagtagaagacaACATCAGTCCAAaagcctatatcagtgatggcgaacctatggcacgtgtgccacaggtggcacacggagccatatttgctggcacgtgaaccgttgccctacacatccaacgtgcatgtgtgtgctggccagcttatttttggcttgcaccgagaaggcatttttggctaccagagagcctcagggggatggagaagggcatttttatcctcccctggctccagggaagcctttggagcctggggagggtggaacatgagcctactgggctcaccagaagttgggaaacaggccgttttcagcctccagaggacttccgggtggcaggggaagcttttttcacccttcccaggcattgaattatgtgtttgGGCACTCGCGCATACACGATAGCGCACCtgcatgctctttcggtacctgaggaaaaaacggttcgccatcactggcctatatatTCAAGATCTAGGGTGGGATATGAAGATAGCAATGCTTCTTGGTCTTACCAGAAGGCATAGGAGGTGGAGAGCAGATTTCCAAAAACGGGATCCGTACATGTATGGGGGCCCTGCGAGCCTTTTCAAAATCACCTTCGTTCAATATTAGATCCACAATTTCTTGCATCCATGTGGTACCTGAAAGCTCAGAGGACAGAAACAATTTGGACAATCTCTTGGTGACAGTAAAACCTCTTCTCCACAATAGTAGGCCAATCCTTCCCCTTATATACTGCCAATATACTAAATTGTATAAATGGTGCAATATTAATATTGCCATAtttttcgatgtataagacgcaccttttccctcccgaaaagaggctgataataagggtgcatcttatattctgaatttagctttttccccccagccctaactagctgcttcccagctcttaccttgcaggctctttcattgtttctctctttgaagaatgttttccaagccctaagtctttgcagggttttttccattactctaacttgctctgaagaagtttctttccagccctaaccaggtgctaacgatgttcccagcttttaccggcttgcaagctctttcattgttgctgtctcagaataaagggtttttttaagcccttaaccaggggataaaacaatgtgctgacattgaccagactaaggatgaatacctgatgaatacctgataagcagattctttcccctattttccccaccctccctgtctttcataaactactcaagactcatttataccgccaggcatgggggagttgagatagctcttccccctaggccattacaagttatgcatggtatgtttgtgtgtatgattggttttataataggggtttttagttgttttttattattggattgtacatgttgtgtttattattgttgttagccaccccgagtctgcggagaggggcggcatacaaatccaataaattattattattattattattattattattattattattattattattattattttcttcccccaaaaactaaggtgcgtcttatattccggtgcgtcttatactttgaaaaatatggtaatctttCAACAAATGCACTATTGCATGTAGCAGCACAAATAAATTATTACATTTCACGTGAATTAAAACAGCAACACCCGCACATGACAAAACCAAATCTCAGCAGAGTTGGGGGGAACCCAAGAtttgtgaaaataaaaatagtttttgaaaaaatatCATACAGTAAATTTTGTGGGAGCGGGAGGGAACCAAACAGCTCAGTGAGGAGTCAGCATGCTCTTGCCAACAGAAAATATTTTGGTGGAGAGTCGAAATGGAAAAAGAAGAATGAAGAATGGAGTTTATTCTGAATGGAAGCATTCTTCATCCAAAGAAGCTTAGAGAATACAGGACAGAAAAATGTCTCATGATTGTCACAATTCCTTATTTTTCCATTCCTGTTTCAAGCATTTTGAAATAGTAGAATACAAATTATCAAGGAAGCCACATACAGATACACAGTTTCCTATTGACATTTCTGAAATAGTTGatgttttaaaaagcaaaaccttGAGAacagattcttttaaaaaaatcaaacctgAGTTCTATTTCTATAAAATGACTGGTTTCACATCTTTGAGAGGTATCCTGTGACATTTAATCCACATAAACACCGATTTATGAAACTCAAGTGCCAGTATAGTTGGTTCTAGTTTATTCTAATGTGCAATTCTAGCATTAGCAAAACAAGAGCAGAGATTCTCTTGCAGGAAATTACTTAACCCTGGAAATACTCATGAAAAAAAATCTACTGTTTTGGCAGCCAAAATTCATTCAAAaggtaagaagaaaaaaatccattaCTCTCAGTTTTTCAGCACATGCTTAAAAAGTTCTAAGAGCCGTTTGTCACATCTGAATAGAGCGATTGGCTTGTTACATTTTTGTGCGATCAGCACTCAACTCCTCTCTTTATTATCCTGACTGTTGTTCTTGCCACCTTCCCTCTACTATATTGCCCCATAACATCTCACCTGCTTTAGGATAAGTTGAGATGACCAAGTCGTCTGGTCTTGCCTGGAAGTTTTCAATGGGATCCCATTGATTTGCAATAGGTACCATCAGGGGGATTCCACGGACCAGCTTCAGCGGATACCTATAAAAGACATGTGAATGCTTATGCAAAAGATAATCGTAGTCGTGCGTTTCATCCATGATGTATTTTAAGGGTTGAAAGTTGTACAGTTCTCTAAGTTTTCCAAAGTTATTCTCTCGGAGGAAAACTGCCTTTCCTTCCTCTTGACCGTAGGCACTGTTTGCTGCACAGCCCGTTTATCTCATTCTAGAAAGCTCCGCTCTGTTCTCATTAGTATTGCCTCAGGAGAGTTCAGCACTACGAAATAAGTTTTGCATTCTGTTAGGTACAATCCAACCCATTGTTCACCAACCAATTAGAATGCCAGGAAATGGAAACACCCAGGGAGGCTGGGCTTCTGAGTCTTTAATCTCTGGATGTTTTCATGAAGTATTTTATTAAGCAATGGACCTGTTAGAGGATTTTACAAGGGCTTTAGATTACACACATTAGGAGTCCTctaggttttatttttttaaacatggcTTTTTAATTAACAAGCAacacagaggggaggggagagggagagagagagagagagggggagagagaggaggggagagagagagggagagagagggagagagagagagggagggagggagagggagggagagagggagagagagagagagagggagggagagagagagggagagagagagagggagggaagtagggagagagagagggagagagagagggggggagagaggggggagagagagagggagagaggggggagagagagagggagagagagagggagggagagacagagggggagggagagagagagggagggagagagagagggaggaagggagagagagagggagagagggagggaggaagggagagagagagggaggggggagagagagggagggagagggagggagggagagggagagagagggggagggagggagagagagagggagggagagagggggag
This genomic interval carries:
- the LOC139154833 gene encoding sulfotransferase 1B1-like — translated: MDETHDYDYLLHKHSHVFYRYPLKLVRGIPLMVPIANQWDPIENFQARPDDLVISTYPKAGTTWMQEIVDLILNEGDFEKARRAPIHVRIPFLEICSPPPMPSGVDTLVKAPSPRVIKTHLPFQLVPKSFWENKCKMIYVARNAKDNLVSYYFFDKMNLTQPDPGTWEEYITKFMEGKVAWGSWYDHVRRYWDEKDNHCILYVFYEDMKKDLAREIHRVKDFLQVDLPEDIVQKIVHKATFEVMKENPMANYESVPSSIFDKSISNFMRKGQVGDWKNYFTVAQKEVFDAHYQQKMKGTSLDFQEE